A stretch of Gemmatimonas aurantiaca T-27 DNA encodes these proteins:
- a CDS encoding GTP-binding protein gives MPIVDHATRLITCKLVYYGPGRSGKTTNLTYLHSALPHEQVGSLTSLATRRDRTLFFDYLPVDLGTVGAYRVRFQLYTVPGQPYYRAIRQLVLQGADGVAFVADSQSHRWEDNIESLQDMHANLAEHGVDARALPIVMQYNKQDLPSSLAASVAELSVALNFRAVPEFAADALTGVGVFDTLRSLGMRVLRRLGADDGTAAGQRAAAAMRTPLHVPAINAVVTTSGAAA, from the coding sequence ATGCCCATTGTCGATCACGCCACCCGGCTGATCACCTGCAAACTGGTCTACTACGGACCTGGTCGGTCCGGCAAGACGACCAATCTGACATACCTGCATTCGGCATTGCCGCATGAGCAGGTGGGCTCGCTCACGTCCCTCGCTACCCGTCGCGACCGCACGCTGTTCTTCGACTACCTCCCCGTCGACCTCGGCACCGTGGGGGCGTACCGCGTGCGGTTTCAGCTCTACACGGTACCCGGACAGCCATACTATCGGGCCATTCGTCAGTTGGTGCTGCAGGGCGCCGATGGCGTGGCGTTTGTGGCCGACAGCCAGAGCCATCGCTGGGAAGACAACATCGAGAGTCTGCAGGACATGCACGCGAATCTTGCCGAACATGGCGTGGATGCCCGCGCGCTCCCGATCGTGATGCAGTACAACAAGCAGGATCTGCCCTCGTCGCTGGCCGCCAGTGTGGCAGAGCTGTCGGTGGCACTCAATTTCCGCGCGGTGCCGGAGTTCGCCGCCGATGCCCTGACCGGTGTGGGTGTATTCGACACGCTGCGGTCGCTCGGCATGCGTGTGCTGCGACGCCTGGGAGCGGATGATGGCACGGCCGCAGGCCAGCGCGCCGCGGCGGCCATGCGCACGCCGCTGCATGTGCCGGCAATCAACGCGGTGGTGACGACCTCCGGAGCGGCGGCATGA